One segment of Ureibacillus thermophilus DNA contains the following:
- a CDS encoding diguanylate cyclase domain-containing protein: protein MRNSLIRFFSGLNCTHFFSLLYALSPTSLTSLVKNFLQPDDLFGHWGGEEFIIILKDKTLLEATELAAEKLRNIIENHLFRFAGHMTFPKL from the coding sequence CTGAGAAATTCCCTTATTAGGTTTTTCTCAGGCTTAAATTGTACCCATTTTTTCTCCTTACTATATGCCTTATCACCAACCTCTCTAACCTCTTTAGTAAAAAATTTTCTTCAGCCTGACGACTTATTTGGACATTGGGGAGGAGAAGAATTCATAATCATCTTAAAGGATAAAACCTTGCTTGAAGCGACAGAGCTGGCAGCAGAAAAGCTGAGAAATATCATTGAAAACCATTTATTCCGCTTTGCAGGTCATATGACGTTCCCAAAACTTTAA
- a CDS encoding tyrosine-type recombinase/integrase: MLNEYVTYLQEKGASPNTIISYTNDLNIFFNDLHIRPGDYVTPADIRKWIQQMLNPSEGKPLAISTINRRLNSLRSFYAWAVEHHKIEQNPMKDIQDLKSADEENEKIMWLTEEEFEDLLHRMRKKPVQSRGVDPEEKYRRDRAVVYLLTYAGLRVEELSNLKLTDLDLEMRRIRIVGKGMKVRTVPISNILLTELEDWLKFRAEMAKKKPHVAESPYVFYSQRSPKFSVRGIQRMIESYSLPNKKLTPHMFRHTFCKWMLKATNNDIEKVRRLAGHSNIATTSRYLKDSYSDLADAVEALPKF; encoded by the coding sequence ATGCTAAATGAGTATGTTACATACCTTCAGGAAAAAGGTGCTTCCCCAAACACGATCATCTCCTATACAAATGATTTGAATATCTTTTTCAACGATTTACATATCCGTCCGGGCGATTACGTCACGCCGGCTGACATCCGCAAATGGATCCAGCAAATGTTGAACCCGTCCGAGGGAAAACCGTTGGCCATCTCTACGATCAACCGCCGGCTCAATTCGCTGCGAAGCTTTTATGCGTGGGCGGTCGAACATCATAAGATCGAACAGAACCCAATGAAAGACATCCAGGATTTAAAATCGGCCGATGAAGAGAACGAAAAGATTATGTGGCTCACGGAAGAAGAATTTGAGGACTTGTTGCATCGAATGCGGAAAAAACCGGTGCAAAGCCGGGGAGTTGATCCCGAGGAGAAATATCGTCGGGACCGTGCGGTAGTGTATTTGCTTACCTATGCGGGATTGCGAGTGGAAGAGTTATCAAATTTAAAATTAACGGACTTAGATTTAGAGATGAGACGAATTCGGATCGTGGGAAAAGGGATGAAGGTAAGAACGGTACCGATTTCGAATATCTTGCTGACAGAACTCGAGGATTGGCTTAAGTTTCGTGCGGAAATGGCGAAAAAGAAACCGCATGTGGCCGAATCGCCATACGTCTTTTACAGCCAGCGTTCTCCGAAGTTTTCTGTAAGAGGCATTCAGCGAATGATCGAAAGCTACAGCCTGCCGAATAAAAAACTGACGCCCCATATGTTTCGCCATACGTTTTGCAAGTGGATGTTAAAAGCGACGAACAACGACATCGAAAAAGTGCGGCGTCTCGCCGGCCACAGCAATATCGCCACGACATCAAGATACTTGAAAGACAGTTACAGCGATTTGGCGGATGCCGTGGAGGCGTTGCCGAAATTCTGA
- a CDS encoding antibiotic biosynthesis monooxygenase, with product MRLITKNLADYDEMNVNMYWESIEDFTRWRSSDLFKEAHNPPENSKEHSPIFGSEIIISEIASILERA from the coding sequence ATAAGACTAATTACAAAAAATCTTGCAGATTATGATGAAATGAACGTCAATATGTATTGGGAATCCATTGAAGACTTCACACGTTGGAGAAGCAGCGACCTTTTTAAAGAAGCCCATAATCCTCCTGAAAATTCCAAAGAACACTCTCCTATTTTTGGAAGTGAGATCATTATTTCAGAGATTGCCTCTATTTTAGAAAGAGCGTAA
- a CDS encoding LysE family translocator, with the protein MALYLTYVIVGLSIAMPIGAISVEMIKQGLKNGFWHGWAVGLGGMTIDLALIAAFYFGLASILKQPFIQIPMWIVGAVFLFLIGYDSIKNADHDITLSGEKPTKSWFSSYRNGFLVAISPGNIVFWLSVFGSVLTNSYDMANPIKFITIGTGVLTGILLHDIGLLTIVSTTRKLMSRSMIKVSSIIAGIVLIGFSGYFVYEAISAVKQLI; encoded by the coding sequence ATGGCATTGTATCTTACTTATGTTATTGTGGGCCTTTCTATTGCCATGCCAATTGGAGCCATTTCTGTAGAAATGATCAAGCAAGGTCTCAAGAATGGCTTTTGGCATGGTTGGGCTGTTGGATTAGGAGGTATGACGATTGATTTAGCTTTAATCGCAGCATTTTATTTCGGATTAGCCTCCATTTTGAAGCAACCGTTTATTCAAATCCCGATGTGGATTGTTGGTGCAGTATTTTTGTTTTTAATTGGTTATGATTCTATTAAAAATGCGGATCATGATATCACATTATCAGGTGAAAAGCCAACAAAATCTTGGTTTTCTTCATATAGAAATGGTTTTCTTGTTGCGATATCTCCAGGGAATATAGTGTTTTGGCTAAGCGTATTCGGGTCGGTTCTTACCAACTCATATGATATGGCGAATCCAATTAAATTTATCACCATTGGGACGGGTGTGTTAACCGGAATTTTACTACATGACATTGGCTTATTAACCATTGTTTCTACTACAAGAAAGTTAATGAGCCGTTCGATGATAAAAGTAAGTTCTATTATTGCTGGTATAGTGTTAATTGGTTTTTCGGGTTATTTTGTTTATGAAGCTATTTCTGCAGTTAAACAATTGATTTAA
- a CDS encoding YqcI/YcgG family protein: protein MELSRKVLQRAISMLTKSDLKYGNNIPEWLKDEYSYWEKVVSDKNFPCHFGTIAEKKGDLRYFYIENHDLSPLPNVLREFLKLSRENEHNKHALVVFVQPEIPEQSFDYYENYFWNILKYLHENDEKEWNANIPTDPDDPLWEFCFDGEPIFVSANMPAYKHRITRNMGKSLILIFQPRRIFADITPKAIDLIRSKVESIENLPIHPDLGRYGDESNREWKQYIITDDNNPRKGVCPFHPKS from the coding sequence GTGGAGTTGAGTAGAAAAGTGTTGCAACGAGCCATTTCAATGTTAACCAAATCAGATCTCAAATATGGTAATAATATACCAGAATGGCTAAAAGATGAATATTCTTATTGGGAAAAAGTTGTTTCTGATAAGAATTTCCCTTGCCACTTTGGAACTATCGCTGAGAAAAAAGGCGATTTAAGATATTTTTATATAGAAAATCATGATTTAAGCCCTCTACCGAATGTATTAAGAGAGTTTTTGAAATTATCAAGAGAAAATGAGCATAATAAACATGCTTTGGTTGTTTTTGTGCAACCTGAAATTCCAGAACAGTCATTTGATTACTATGAAAATTATTTTTGGAATATTTTAAAATATCTACATGAGAATGATGAAAAAGAATGGAATGCAAATATTCCAACTGATCCAGATGATCCACTTTGGGAATTTTGTTTTGATGGAGAACCTATTTTTGTATCAGCTAATATGCCAGCATATAAACATAGAATTACTAGGAACATGGGAAAAAGCCTTATATTGATCTTTCAACCTAGAAGAATTTTTGCTGATATTACTCCAAAGGCTATTGATTTAATTCGATCAAAAGTAGAGTCGATAGAAAATCTCCCAATCCATCCGGATCTAGGAAGATATGGAGACGAAAGCAACAGAGAATGGAAACAGTATATAATCACTGATGACAATAATCCAAGAAAAGGGGTATGTCCATTCCATCCTAAATCTTGA